The stretch of DNA GAAGCCCTCGTTGCGCAGGACGATGCCGAGCATTTCCGCGAGTGCCGGGTCGTCGTCGACCACCAGGATCCGAGGCTTCATGTAGGTCCGTCCCTACCCTTCGTCGGCGGGCCTGCCGCTCGCCGGCAGCTCGCTCACGAGTCTACGGCCGCGATCGCGACAACTCCGTGACCTTGTTTCCCGCGCGTCACCGAGGATCAGTAGCGGTAGTGGTCCGGCTTGTACGGCCCGGCGACGTCGACGCCGATGTACTCGGCCTGCGACTTGCTCAGCTCGGTCAGCCGCACGCCGAGGGCGTCCAGGTGGAGCCGGGCGACCTTCTCGTCGAGCACCTTCGGTAGCACGAAGACGTCCTTGGCGTACTCGCCGGCGTTCGTGAACAGCTCGATCTGCGCCATGGTCTGGTTGGTGAACGAGTTGGACATCACGAACGACGGGTGCCCGGTCGCGTTGCCGAGGTTCAGCAGCCGGCCCTCGGACAGCACGATGATCGAGTGCCCGTCGGGGAACTGCCACTCGGCCACCTGCGGCTTGATGTCGACCTTCTTGATGCCCGGCGTGCGGGCCAGGCCCACCATGTCGATCTCGTTGTCGAAGTGGCCGATGTTGCCGACGATCGCCTGGTGCTTCATCGCGGCCATGTGCTCGGCCATGATGATGTCGCGGTTGCCGGTCGTGGTGACGAAGATGTCGGCCTGCGCGACGACGTCCTCGAGCCGGGCGACCTGGTAGCCGTCCATCGCCGCCTGCAGCGCGCAGATGGGGTCGATCTCGGTGACGATCACCCGCGCGCCCTGGCCGCGCAGCGACTCGGCGCAGCCCTTGCCGACGTCGCCGTAGCCGCACACGACCGCGACCTTGCCGCCGATCAGCACGTCGGTGGCCCGGTTGATGCCGTCGATCAGCGAGTGCCGGCAGCCGTACTTGTTGTCGAACTTGCTCTTGGTGACCGCGTCGTTGACGTTGATCGCCGGGAACAGCAGGTCGCCGGCGCGGGCGAGCTCGTAGAGCCGGTGCACGCCGGTCGTGGTCTCCTCGGACACACCGCGGATCTCGGCGGCCATCGTGGTGAAGCGCTGCGGGTCGGCCGCGAGGCTCTCGCGCAGCGTGTCGAGGATGACGCCGTACTCC from Cumulibacter manganitolerans encodes:
- the ahcY gene encoding adenosylhomocysteinase is translated as MPNQLSVERAANGLEYKVADLSLAEFGRNEIRLAEHEMPGLMALRKEYADSRPLRGARITGSLHMTVQTAVLIETLVALGAQVRWVSCNIFSTQDHAAAAVVVGPEGTVEDPRGVSVFAWKGETLPEYWWCSDQVLRWAGESGPNMILDDGGDVTLLVHKGVEFEKAGAVPQTDENDSEEYGVILDTLRESLAADPQRFTTMAAEIRGVSEETTTGVHRLYELARAGDLLFPAINVNDAVTKSKFDNKYGCRHSLIDGINRATDVLIGGKVAVVCGYGDVGKGCAESLRGQGARVIVTEIDPICALQAAMDGYQVARLEDVVAQADIFVTTTGNRDIIMAEHMAAMKHQAIVGNIGHFDNEIDMVGLARTPGIKKVDIKPQVAEWQFPDGHSIIVLSEGRLLNLGNATGHPSFVMSNSFTNQTMAQIELFTNAGEYAKDVFVLPKVLDEKVARLHLDALGVRLTELSKSQAEYIGVDVAGPYKPDHYRY